The following coding sequences lie in one Canis lupus familiaris isolate Mischka breed German Shepherd chromosome 34, alternate assembly UU_Cfam_GSD_1.0, whole genome shotgun sequence genomic window:
- the UTS2B gene encoding urotensin-2B isoform X3 yields the protein MNKILSTTLCFGFLTLLSVMIFLEMVHGRPYLTQGNELFPAKEDTNSKELLLDLLNTNFDFQRPSNVGIELANKLEELNQLENLKEQFTEAKDAEISYAIDGLSSSHPNKRACFWKYCV from the exons ATGAACAAGATTCTTTCAACCACTCTTTGCTTTGGATTCCTAACTTTGTTATctgtaatgatttttttggaaATGGTGCATGGACGGCCATATCTTACCCAAG GAAATGAATTGTTTCCAgcaaaagaagatacaaatagcAAGGAACTATTGCTGGATCTACTGAATACAAATTTTGATTTCCAAAGACCTTCCAATGTTG GAATAGAACTGGCAAACAAACTGGAAGAACTTAACCAG TTGGAAAACCTAAAAGAGCAGTTCACAGAGGCAAAAGATGCTGAGATATCCTATGCTATAGATGGTCTATCTTCTTCCCATCCAAATAAGCGag